A portion of the Candidatus Hydrogenedentota bacterium genome contains these proteins:
- a CDS encoding ABC transporter ATP-binding protein translates to MTVAVSSIVRLENVRKTYQMGSESLDALGGINLDILEGDYCAIMGPSGCGKSTMLNILGCLDRPTSGHYILGDTDVSQMPDDDLSEIRGARLGFIFQSYNLIQQLTVLENIEVPLYYQGIPQEVCREIAEEMAEKVGLGHRLNHKPFELSGGQQQRVGIARALVNDPIVLLADEPTGNLDSRSGAEILGLFDELHQQGKTIIMVTHDDEIGRRSQRVIRLRDGLVERDIRNG, encoded by the coding sequence ATGACGGTGGCCGTCTCCAGCATCGTCCGCCTCGAGAACGTCCGGAAGACCTATCAGATGGGCTCGGAAAGCCTTGACGCCCTGGGCGGGATCAACCTCGATATCCTCGAGGGGGACTACTGCGCGATCATGGGCCCTTCCGGTTGCGGGAAATCCACCATGCTCAACATTCTGGGCTGTCTGGATCGTCCCACTTCGGGGCATTACATACTGGGCGATACGGATGTCTCTCAGATGCCGGACGACGACCTGTCCGAGATTCGCGGCGCGCGCCTGGGCTTCATCTTCCAGTCCTACAACCTGATCCAGCAACTTACCGTGCTGGAGAATATTGAAGTACCCCTGTACTATCAGGGAATCCCTCAGGAAGTCTGCCGCGAAATAGCCGAGGAGATGGCGGAGAAAGTGGGGCTGGGGCACCGCCTCAACCATAAGCCCTTTGAGCTTTCCGGCGGCCAGCAGCAGCGCGTGGGCATCGCCCGCGCCCTGGTCAACGACCCCATCGTCCTGCTGGCGGACGAGCCCACGGGCAATCTGGACTCGCGATCGGGCGCCGAAATTCTGGGGCTCTTCGACGAGCTCCATCAGCAGGGAAAGACCATCATCATGGTGACCCACGACGACGAGATCGGCCGGCGTTCCCAGCGGGTGATCCGCCTCCGCGACGGCCTGGTCGAGCGGGATATCCGCAATGGATAG